Proteins from a genomic interval of Sulfurimonas sp. HSL3-2:
- a CDS encoding class I SAM-dependent methyltransferase yields the protein MPRIENEKFYKASLEKHGLTCKALHWNSEHNQEIRFKVLLSLLKDDISACSIVDVGCGFGDLYRFMKKKPLSYTGIDVMDEMVLEARARTGCEILKLDACTDELPLADYYFCSGAMNILQKFETYQFIRNCYTASKKGFIFNILEGDDESLVYNYFREKEIRIIADELGAKVEIQKGYLQKDISIGMYK from the coding sequence ATGCCAAGAATAGAAAACGAAAAATTTTACAAAGCATCGCTAGAAAAGCATGGTCTTACATGTAAGGCACTGCATTGGAACAGTGAGCACAATCAAGAGATAAGGTTTAAAGTCCTGCTCTCTTTGCTCAAAGATGATATCTCTGCGTGCAGTATCGTAGATGTTGGATGTGGGTTCGGCGATCTCTACAGGTTCATGAAGAAAAAACCGCTAAGTTATACAGGTATCGACGTGATGGATGAGATGGTTTTAGAAGCGCGTGCGAGAACCGGATGTGAGATCTTAAAACTCGATGCGTGTACGGATGAACTGCCTCTAGCGGATTATTACTTTTGCAGCGGGGCGATGAACATACTTCAAAAGTTCGAGACATACCAGTTTATACGCAACTGTTATACTGCATCAAAAAAAGGGTTTATCTTTAACATCTTAGAAGGGGATGACGAATCTCTTGTTTATAACTACTTTAGAGAGAAAGAGATAAGAATAATCGCAGATGAGCTCGGTGCAAAGGTCGAGATACAAAAAGGATATCTGCAAAAAGACATATCGATAGGGATGTATAAATAA
- the asnB gene encoding asparagine synthase (glutamine-hydrolyzing): MCAIFGVIGSYEEQKARYALSLMQHRGPDFCGVVQEKDLFFAHNLLSIMDTSPNARQPLRHKEIILSFNGEIYNFQELKRELEFDYKSSGDSEVLVAAYLKWGVDFVQHLRGMFAIALKDGDTLYLFRDRLGKKPLYYHQGESFVFASEIKAILPFLKHNHLNSDALLSYLSFLAPTPPHTFFKGVNKLAAGEYLIYKHNKVEVKRYYDILHVEPNLIDNEDEALKLIEENLFDSISMRLNSSAPMASLLSGGIDSAFIAAVSKKMGHDLHTFTLGYNEYQNYDERKNAFDTAELLGVKNSIVEIDQGKFIEASDRVFDTLDEPLNDPAAIPLYLLFEGIQKEGYRVVMSGEGSDELFLGYRQYFEYLDIEKASTLMHKNWLKKYFRSNFSMNREWEWYKRIWDETLLFRTSGEKFTDLQKNELLRQNIRDNESLKYLKPYRDRFENSAHSDESIWYSYVDLNIFQAEHFLRKLDHVSMAHSIESRTPFLDHNLVESVFKTSPHLRYQEGRTKSLLKKIALPYLNEEILKRKKKGFSNPYMEWLIASGRISLILEVNEQTGMFKNEILEKYIEMAKRGRFKQHVWGLYVLSWWIKKYMI; this comes from the coding sequence ATGTGTGCCATCTTTGGAGTCATCGGAAGCTATGAAGAGCAAAAAGCAAGATACGCGCTTTCTCTTATGCAGCACCGCGGACCGGATTTCTGCGGAGTCGTGCAGGAAAAAGATCTTTTCTTTGCACACAATCTTCTTAGTATCATGGACACTTCGCCAAACGCGCGTCAGCCCCTGCGCCACAAAGAGATCATCCTTAGTTTTAACGGGGAGATATATAACTTTCAGGAGCTCAAACGTGAACTTGAGTTTGACTATAAAAGCAGCGGGGACAGCGAAGTCCTTGTCGCGGCGTATCTGAAGTGGGGCGTGGATTTTGTCCAGCATCTTCGCGGGATGTTCGCCATCGCACTTAAAGACGGCGACACGCTTTATCTTTTTCGCGACAGACTCGGTAAAAAACCGCTTTATTATCATCAGGGTGAGAGTTTTGTCTTTGCTTCGGAGATCAAAGCGATACTTCCGTTTTTAAAGCACAATCATCTCAACAGTGACGCACTGCTCAGTTATCTCTCCTTTTTGGCACCAACTCCGCCGCATACTTTTTTTAAAGGTGTAAATAAACTCGCAGCGGGAGAGTACCTTATATATAAGCATAATAAAGTCGAGGTAAAACGCTACTATGATATCTTACATGTAGAACCGAACCTTATAGACAATGAAGATGAAGCGCTAAAGCTGATAGAGGAGAATCTTTTTGATTCCATCTCGATGCGCCTGAACTCCTCTGCACCGATGGCTTCGCTTCTCTCAGGCGGGATCGACAGTGCGTTCATCGCAGCCGTCTCAAAAAAGATGGGACATGACCTGCACACTTTCACACTCGGATATAACGAGTACCAGAACTACGACGAGCGTAAGAACGCTTTTGACACGGCAGAGTTATTGGGTGTGAAAAATTCTATCGTCGAGATAGATCAAGGCAAGTTTATCGAAGCAAGCGACAGAGTGTTCGATACGCTTGACGAACCGCTGAACGACCCTGCGGCTATTCCCTTGTATCTGCTTTTTGAAGGGATACAAAAAGAGGGGTACCGTGTGGTCATGAGCGGGGAGGGAAGCGATGAGCTTTTCCTGGGTTACAGACAGTACTTTGAGTATCTCGACATTGAGAAAGCTTCGACTTTAATGCACAAAAACTGGCTGAAAAAATATTTTCGTTCAAATTTTTCGATGAACAGGGAGTGGGAGTGGTACAAACGTATCTGGGACGAGACACTTCTGTTCCGCACTTCGGGAGAGAAGTTTACCGATCTGCAAAAAAACGAGCTTCTCCGCCAAAATATAAGAGACAATGAGTCGCTGAAATATCTCAAGCCCTATAGAGACAGGTTTGAGAACAGCGCTCATAGTGATGAGAGTATATGGTACAGCTATGTCGATCTAAATATCTTTCAGGCGGAGCACTTTTTAAGAAAGCTAGACCATGTCAGCATGGCTCACTCCATAGAGTCGCGCACACCGTTTTTAGACCATAATCTTGTAGAGAGCGTCTTTAAGACCTCCCCGCATCTGAGATATCAGGAGGGCAGGACAAAGTCGCTTTTAAAGAAGATAGCCTTGCCGTATCTGAACGAAGAGATCTTAAAACGTAAGAAGAAAGGTTTTTCAAACCCCTATATGGAGTGGCTGATAGCTTCTGGCAGAATATCTTTGATATTGGAAGTAAATGAGCAGACAGGGATGTTTAAAAACGAGATCTTGGAAAAATATATAGAGATGGCCAAGAGAGGGAGATTTAAACAGCATGTCTGGGGACTCTACGTTCTCTCTTGGTGGATTAAAAAGTATATGATTTGA
- a CDS encoding GAF domain-containing protein codes for MQRFSEIAKFGKQLIETPHMDNALELISIEAKRLLNCERCSIFLVDYEADMLWTKHSDGIGRIAISIDSGIVGHTFKTRTAQLVNDPYDNEFFMPNIDKKSGFVTRNVITTLIFDSNHEVIGIIQLLNKIDGDFTDEDMKVLNFFANYVSGPLELALMQEKSL; via the coding sequence ATGCAAAGGTTTTCAGAGATAGCAAAGTTTGGTAAGCAGCTTATAGAGACACCTCATATGGATAACGCTTTAGAGCTTATCTCCATTGAAGCAAAAAGACTGCTTAACTGTGAAAGATGTTCTATATTTTTAGTCGACTATGAAGCGGATATGCTTTGGACAAAACACAGTGACGGTATCGGCCGTATAGCGATATCTATAGATTCCGGAATCGTCGGGCATACTTTTAAGACCAGAACTGCGCAGCTTGTAAACGATCCATACGACAACGAGTTCTTTATGCCAAACATCGATAAAAAATCGGGTTTTGTGACAAGAAATGTCATTACGACTCTTATATTCGACTCAAATCATGAAGTGATAGGGATCATCCAGCTTCTAAACAAGATAGACGGTGATTTTACCGACGAAGATATGAAGGTCCTAAACTTTTTTGCAAACTATGTAAGCGGTCCTCTTGAACTGGCTCTTATGCAGGAAAAATCATTATAA
- a CDS encoding transcriptional regulator — MEFSMLLVVIDEELETEAIDVAKENGAGGVTIMKGSGIGLNEQTTFFGLVYERSESVLMFILEKNLSKKVMKALDERLNLTEKGIIISMPIESIAGITQNQLENFEKQLQGDA, encoded by the coding sequence ATGGAATTTTCAATGCTTTTAGTCGTTATAGATGAAGAGTTAGAGACAGAGGCTATAGACGTAGCTAAAGAAAACGGTGCGGGCGGAGTCACCATTATGAAAGGCAGCGGGATCGGGCTCAATGAACAGACGACTTTTTTCGGACTCGTTTATGAGAGAAGCGAATCGGTGCTGATGTTTATTTTAGAGAAAAACTTAAGTAAAAAAGTGATGAAAGCTCTTGATGAGAGACTAAACCTTACAGAAAAGGGTATAATTATCTCCATGCCGATAGAATCGATCGCAGGAATAACACAAAACCAATTGGAAAATTTTGAAAAACAACTACAAGGGGATGCGTAA